The genomic DNA gaagaatgttttaatgtaaacacatagaatcatcatactgctgtgattatatgcatcaagtgttcattcaaggctaaggcaaaatatccagatatatatcgtgtatcgtgacatggcctaaaaatattgcgatattaaaaaaaggccatatcgcccagccctactttcaaGTAGTATATACGGGAACTAGTATAGtactatactaatgaatcatattccgtactattAAGCTTCTAAAAAGTACCCCCTTTTTTGTTAAcgagcatgacggcgcgtcgtcctcatgtcgtgacattgctggttttacgagcagaggagcatgttcgtcagcacacacacacagagtacctacaagcagacacagcgtatagacagaaaagggagaatggacgcattttggtgtaaaaagtaaagataaaggtgaagttataacactgaaacgccctcaggaagaggtgctttaagacatggctaatgtCTTAAAGCAAGtctacagtgttttagctactctacatcactaatcctcacctccatggcgacaaataaagtaagttttttacaagtatcatccctgcagaacgaggaatagctaaacatgtgttgaggtggcgacttatccagggtgtaccccgccttccgcccgattgcaactgagataggctccagcaccccccacgatgccaaaagggacaagcggtagaacatggatggatgtgatccccatactaaagtgttaccatatatatacagtatatatatatatatatatatatatatatacatatatatatatatatacatatatatatatatatatatatatatatatatatatatatatatatatatatatatacatatatatatatatatatatatatatatatatatatatatatatatatatatatatatatatatatatacagtatatatatacatatacagtatatatatatatatatatatatatatatatatatatatatatatatatatatatatatacatatatatatatatataattatatatatatatatatatatatatatatatatatatatatatatatatatatatatatatatatatatatatatatatatatatatatatatatatatatagtcaaggtttctgtggtttatctgttatacagtgctcaataccagggtagagcggaatatatgttaggctatatcagaggctatatcatcccgacaagcctgtttcgcaggtttctctactcgtcaggggattttatttatttatttgtggtcccctttatttagaaaagcacaataacataaatacaataaaataaataataattataaataaaataaaatgggaaagggaaacctgtgaaacaggcttgtagggatgatatagcctcttgagttttttcttgacctaacatatatatatatatatatatatatatatatatatatatatatatatatatatatatatatatatatatatatatatatatatatatatatatatatggtaacattttagtatggggaacatattctcagtaacaaagacttaatttagagttatttggacaataggggaacataagggttagggttactaataagcaacaaTTCTgatgttattgagggaagactcttagttaatggcttactgcttgtataataaggccatgcagaataaggcattaataagtacttaatagtgactaattaagagccaatatgttactaatttgcatgttaatcaagtaattaatggtgaatatgttccccatacaaaACTGttaccatatatacatatatattacatatatatatttatatatatagttgaggtttctgtggtttatccgttatacagtgctcaataccagggtagagcggaatatatgttaggttatatcatcccgacaagcctgttttgcgGGTTTCCCCAGATTTTATTtaattgtggtcccctttatttagaaaagtatgataaaataaaataaaaataaaaataaataataataataaacctgtgaaacaggcttgtagggatgataaagcctcttgtgttttttcctgacctaacacatgcaaatatatacatccatccatccattttctaccgcttgtccctttcagggtcgctgggggtgctggagcctatcccagttacattaggggtggaaggcggggtacaccctggacaagtcgccacctcatcgcagggccaacacagatagacaacattcacactcacattcacacactagggaccatttagtgttgccaatcaacctatccccaggtgcatgtctttggaggtgggaggaagccggagtacccggagggaacccacgcagtcacggggagaacatgcaaactccacacagaaagatccagagcgcaggatcaaacacaggaccttcgtattgtgaggcagatgcactaacctctcttccaccgtgctgcccatatatattgtatatatatgtatataatgtatatatatatattagggctgtgaatctttgggtgtcccacgattcgattcaacgtcgattcttggggtcacgattcgattcaaaatcgatttttttcctgattcaaaacgattctctgttcattcaatacatagatttcagctggatctaccccagtctgctgacatgcaagcagagtggtatatttttgtaaaaagcttttataattgtaaaggacaatgttttatcaactgattgcaataatgtaaatttgttttaactattaaatgaaccaaaaatatgacttattttatctttgtgaaaatattggacacagtgtgttgtcaagcttatgagatgcgatgcaagtgtaagccactgtgacactattgttcttttatttttatttttataaatgtctaatgataatgtcaatgagggatttttaatcactgctatgttgaagttgtaaataatattgatactgttgttgataatattcatttttgtttcactacttttggtttgttctgtgtcgtgtttgtgtctcctctcaattgctctgtttattgcagttctgagtgttgctgggtcgggtttggttttggaattggattgcattgttatggtattgctgtgtattgttttgttggattgattaatttaaaaaaaaaaaaggtttttaaataataataaaaaaattttaaaaatcgattttttaaaaatgagaatcgattctgaatcgcgcaacgtgagaatcgtgatttgaattccaatcaattttttcccacacccctaatatatatatatatatttatttatgccctgtgatgagatggcgacttgtccagggtgtaccccgccttccgcccgattgtagctgagataggctccagcgaccccccgcgaccccaaagggaataagtggtagaaaatggatggatggatgtatgttttaactattaaaagaaccaaaaatatgacttattttatctttgtgaaaatattggacacagtgtgttgtcaagcttatgagatgtgatgcatgtgtaagccactgtgacactattgttcttttatttttatttttataaatgtctaatgataatgtcaatgagggatttttaatcactgctatgttgaagttgtaactaatattgatactgttgttgatcatattcatttttgtttcactacttttggtttgttctgtgtcgagtttgtgtctcctctcaattgctctgtttattgcagttctgagtgttgctgggtcgggtttggttttggaattggattgcattgttatggtattgctgtgtattgttttgttggattgattaattaaaaaaaaaaaattgtttttaaataataataaaaaaatttaaaaaatcgattttttaaaaatgagaatcgattctgaatcgcgcaacgtgagaatcgtgattcgaattccaatcaattttttcccacacccctaatatatatatatatatttatttatgccctgtgatgagatggcgacttgtccagggtgtaccccgccttccgcccgattgtagctgagataggctccagcgaccccccgcgaccccaaagggaataagtggtagaaaatggatggatggatgtatgttttaactattaaaagaaccaaaaatatgacttattttatctttgtgaaaatattggacacagtgtgttgtcaagcttatgagatgtgatgcaagtgtaagccactgtgacactattgttctttcatttttatttttataaatgtctaatgataatgtcaatgagggatttttaatcactgctatgttgaagttgtaactaatattgataatattaatttttgtttcactacttttggtttgttctgtgtcgagtttgtgtctcctctcaattgctctgtttattgcagttctgagtgttgctgggtctggtttggttttggaattggattgcattgttatggtattgctgtgtattgttttgttggaatgatgaataaaaaataaaaaataaatagattttttaaaaatgagaattcgattctgaatcgcacaacgtgagaatcgcgattcgaatttgaatcgattttttcccacacccctaatatatatatatttatttatgccctgtggtgaggtggcgacttgtccagcgtgtaccctgccttctgcccgattgtagctgagataggctccagtgaccccccgcgatcccaaaagggacaagcggtagaaaatgtatggatgtaaaagcaactttgggtacttagaaaagtgctatataaatcccaggtattatggatgggatatttatttatttatttatttatttatatatatatgggtcatttaaaaaatagctcgcctgctgaaaaggtGCTCCATGGTCAGTGTGTCTGATGCGCATCTTACCTGTCAGGCTGTCATAACACTCAATCTCGGTGCTCTCCACGGCTCTCCGCTGGTCCTCGGTCAGCTTGGCGGCCGCTTGGCTGAGCAGGTTGACCTCAGAGCCGGTGGTTCCGTCGACGACGTGCGTCCCCTTCAGCTGGAGCAGAGCCCGGTGATATTTACCTATCGCCTCGCGGAATTTCTTCTCCTTGTAACAGCGGTGCCCCTCGGCCTTGAAGTCGACGGCTTTCTGGATCTTCGTCTCCATGTCCATCTCGCCGACTCGACCCCCGGCGTCTCCGCCACCGCCTCCGCTccctgccgccgccgccgctgccAGACTCCTGCCGCTGGTCTCCGGGTAGCTTTTGAGGCTCTTTATGTGGTGCTGCTTGGCGTCCATGCTGACTAGTAGTGACTGGAGCCGGCCATGGTGCTCTGTGAGCGGCGTGCTGTGCATAAAGGATGCGCCTCTTGGACTGGGGAGAAAAAGGgcggcaaaattaaaaaaaaaagttagcgctTGGCGAAATTAAACATTAACATTACCGTTTGATAGTTTTACTACCGGGGGAAAAAAGCTATCTGGCTTGTGAGGCTGCGTCGTCTGAGGGGCGCGCAGCTTCAGCACCGTCCCTGCCGCAAAGCATTGTGgggggaaaacacacacacacacacaacaccagcATCGTGAGGGCTTCGCTGCAGCCCAAAATTAACCGCGATTAATCGCTCGCCCGCGCAGACACGTCACGGCTATTTGCCGccgtggcaaaaaaaaaataaaaaatgtaccaGCGACTTTTAAAATGACACGATTGGATTATAATTCGAAGCGTGCCTGCCATTACatgctaattgttttttttgttttttttttaattttataaacctttatttatcaaTTTCAACAtatacaaacagttgagaaataataatcaaaaatagtacaaaaataaattcaaaataactaaaatagaatgcaatatatatatacatatatatatacatatatatatatatatatatatacatatatatatatatatatatatatatatatatatatatatatatatatatatatatatatatatatatatcaaagtgcaaagccataggctcactcaatttcagtaaataacatACATTTGGAAcgcagcatcatcgttttcacagctttttggttgttagaggtagagagtgaggcagcacggtggaagaggggctagtgcatctgcctcacaatacgaaggtcctgagtagtcgtgagttcaatcccggcctcgggatctttctgtgtggagtttgcatgttctccccgtgactgcgtgcgttccctccgggtactccggcttcctcccacctccaaagacatgcacctggggataggttgattggcaacactaaattggccctagtgtgtgaatgtgagtgtgaatgttgtctgtctatctgtgttagccctgcgacgaggtggcgacttgtccagggtgtaccccgccttccgcccgattgtagctgagataggctccagcgccccccgcgaccccgaagggaataagcggtagaaaatggatggatggatggatggatagagagTGATTACATGCTAATTACCCTTTCACTGCGGTTGAACATAATGACGTCACCCGGTGGGATTTCGAGGAGGTTGACGGGACACGACAGTGACCTCTCGCGGCCAGGAAGTTGAATTACACCCACCTTTTCCTATGACGTAACCACTTACGGagagccaaatgggacaaaatcaaataaatataacTTTGAATACTTTACTagcagggcagcacggtgaaagaggggttagtgcgtctgtctcacaatacgaaggtcctgagtagtcgtgagttcaatcccggcctcgggatctttctgtgtggagtttgcatgtcctccccgtgactgcgtgggttccctccgggtactccggcttcctcccacctccaaagacatgcacctggggataggttgattggcaacactaaattggccctagtgtgtgaatgtgagtgtgaatgttgtctgtctatctatgttggccctgtgatgaggtggcgacttgtaaagggtgtaccccgcctaccgcccgattgtagctgagataggctccagcgccccccgcgaccccgaagggaataagcggtagaaatggatggatactTTACTAACAGGGgtcagtgcgtctgcctcacaatacgaaattCCTGGGTTCGATCCAAACGGGACAGAGtgataaaatcacggcacgataacttaaaaataaataaaacttcagattgttttctttgttaaagttaaagtaccaatgattgtcacacactaggtgtggtgaaatgtgtcctctgcatttgacccatccccttgttcaggccctgggaggtggggggagcagtgggcagcagtggtggccgtgcccgggaaacatttttggtgatttaacccccaattccaacctttgatgctgagtgccaagcagggaggtaacggctcccatttttatagtctttggtatgactcggccggggtttgaactcatgacctcccgatctcagggcggacactctaaccacaaggccaccgtgTAGGTTAAAaagagaacaagcacattctgaaaatgtacaaatcataatggtgtcaggttttattttacacttacatgttgcggttaatagtgtgctatctttatttgttgttatttacacTTTCTGAATTAATTATGTGATATTAGTCAActtattggtgttcattttcaatctatcaagataaaaaaatatcaaaatcaaattacaggatgttatttatgtagtttgctcattttcctcggctGGTGCACTGACATtgtgtggtttatttttattttttacatatgtagcaatgAGCTACAAAGATaccaagaattgctattgcgacatctagtggacatatttagaacagtggtttctttcattcaaaaattttggctcatttttatacttagcatattcttcccgcgggccggataaaagctgatccgtttgacacccctggtttacgtgAATGTGTTATATAAttggaacttaaaggcctactgaaacccactactaccgaccacgcagtctgatagtttatatatcaatgatgaaatcttaa from Entelurus aequoreus isolate RoL-2023_Sb linkage group LG10, RoL_Eaeq_v1.1, whole genome shotgun sequence includes the following:
- the ttc9b gene encoding tetratricopeptide repeat protein 9B → MHSTPLTEHHGRLQSLLVSMDAKQHHIKSLKSYPETSGRSLAAAAAAGSGGGGGDAGGRVGEMDMETKIQKAVDFKAEGHRCYKEKKFREAIGKYHRALLQLKGTHVVDGTTGSEVNLLSQAAAKLTEDQRRAVESTEIECYDSLTACLLQSELVNYERVKEYCLKVLSHQRDHFKAMYRAGIAFYHLGDYECALRYLKDAKSREPTDTNVLRYIQLTEMKMSKSGLREREMGKETQG